A region of the Echeneis naucrates chromosome 15, fEcheNa1.1, whole genome shotgun sequence genome:
TATAGAGCATATGTGAGCTGAGTGTAGTGGCAGTAATAGAGCAGTAGAGTAGGATAGTTGATATTTTGTCATTTGGAGGTAGAATTTTGGAGAAGCTGGAATTGATTGACTTTTGATTTTATATCAAATACTCGAAATGCGCTACACGTTTTTTTTGGTTCCAAATGCAACTGCAAATTAATCCCACTGCATCAGAACCTTGTGATAAACTTTCTTTCCAGCCATAAcaccatatattaaataatcCAGGAAGTTCTAGGAATCAAGGAGGCATTATTTCAGTAAGTGTCAACAGATATTCTGacactagctcctcctctgaatTAAATTCTGTATTCTTGGTCCCAATTACAGTTTCTTTAGTCAATCCAAAATAACTGTTAAATGCCACCACCGATGAATAACTACAGCCCCAATGTGCTTCAAAGACTACTCTTCCTTTTCTATAAAAATTAAGACATCATGGTTATCCATCAAGcttgaaaaaaaattctgaataatTTCTCTATCATATGACTGTCCAGTCCCCTCTATCCTTTTTTACAATCTCAGAGtcagaaatgtcattcaaacccTACAGCTTTCCACTCACATACCTCGTGAGAGAGGAAACAGCGAAGAGGCTCCCTCAGCTCAACCAAATTAAACCTTCTGTCTATCCATGGCTCTGGTTCTAAAACAGGGCAAGGGTTCAAGGGGAATTGGACTTACAGGATTTAAAAGGGAAGAAGGTCTAGGGTGACAGGACTAAAGGAGTTACAATACCAACAGGTTTGAGGAGTCTGGATGATGAGGTGTCGCAGGTaggaaatgacaataaaggttTACAGTGATGAGAGATTTACCGAGATACAGGATTTGAGAGATTTATGGGTGAAGAGGACAAGGTTAGAATGAGTCTTATGGGTCGGTATTGTTAGGATATGACCGTGGCCTCCGTAACTATAGCAGGGTCCTCTATGTCGGCTTTACTTTGAACCATCCTCAGCTCCAGCTGGGGCGGACTGGGCCTCCGACCAGGACCTGCTAACTCTGAGGGAGAAGGGGGTGGGTAGGGGGAGGGCAGATGCAAAAGATAAGATTAATAAAGGTGAAGAATAATTTTAAGGCTCAATTTTGCAAATTTTAAACTTCTAATTAAAAATAGTTGTTGGGCACACTGTGCTAGTCAAGAAGAGCTCCCTAAACAAGCTTCTTAAAACTGCGTGACTAACCAAACCTGCACAACTTAGAGCAAATTAGAGCAACAGCAGAAAGAGTTGAGTTATAAACCACTAGCAGGCTGCTGCAGACCACAGTAGGATAATAAGTACATAATATGCAACACAATAGTAAATATTGCTCTCTTCCAACTATTTTGAGATGTGTTGCTGCTATCAAATTCAAATTGAGCTAATATTTTCCATTAAATGGTCAAATGTCTTAGTTTCAACATCTGATCTGTTTATGTTCTGCTgggaataaaatatgaattaatgagatttgcattctgtttttatttacatttcacacaGCATCCCAACTTTTTGTGGAATGGGGttgtaaataagtaaaatataaattcaaacGTGCTTACCATGAGCATAAGATATGGTCCTCTTGATGACATGGTGCATCACTGAAAAAGTCTTCTCACAGGCCGTCTAAGACAGAaggggaagaaaacaaataaaagaaatattgtATATTACTATGAtcctgtatttgtgtgtgttttcttctaaCCATTTGGGTATTTTCagagtgtgtgtaagtgtgtgtgtattagtaCCTTTAGGTCATTAGGGTAGTGGTGTGTCCACGCTAGCAGCATAGCAGCAAACAAATCTCCAGTTCCTACAAAGACAGCATCCACTTTGGGAACTTCTATTCGAACTCTCTGTGTTGTCCTGGTTCCATCTGGACGAACTAAACAACAGAGCAGGCACAACAAGTTaaaacagctgtaaaaacaatttaatttgcacatgcaaacagaataaatgaataacttGGAATTCCttacgcaaacacacacatgcactcttTTAAACATCACCTACCATGACGCTGGCTGCCAAGTGACACCAAGAAGCGGTCTCCCAGTCTGGAGGGCAAGTCAGAGGAAGTGATGACCACCGTGTCAGGGCCCATAGCATGGAGAAGGTCCATAACCTACAGACAGCCAGTGAATGAGATATTAGGTCATGTATATAAAGCAAAGCAATTAATTTTGTatgcaatgaaaagaaagaaaagaaggattAGATGATACTTGATCTTTTACCTCCACAGCATCTttctctgtgctgatgtttttccCTGTCAACAATctaaaacacaagcaaacaaatgagCATGATGTCAACAGCCCTAACGGAGATTAAAGTTTTGAAACATTCAAAACCTACTATGTCAAGTGAGCCtttgaaatactgaaaaaagtGAAGTCAGATAGAAACACCACTAGGTGGAGCAACTTGACAGTGAAGCTGAACTAAGAAAGATGCCTCTCTTGCTTAGGTCTGATTTGCCAGCTTTTCATATGTACATTTAGTTAATTTAGGGGAAAAGCTGCCAACTTCATATATCTGCCTTTTTCTCCGGGGGGATTATTCAataattcatccattcattaaaatcgtactgcttatctgtttctgggtcgtgggggtgctggagccaatctcagctcacattgggcaaggcagggtacacccttgacaggtcaccagtccatcacaggaacaacacacagacagaaaaagacgtacaaccactcacactctcactcagaccacaaacttcttgttgtgaggcaacagcgttAACTGCGTTAACTgcgccactgtgctgccctccaggggaatggggggggggggtcattaaaatttaatttataacTAAATAGCAGACACAATTATCTCTTGAGTTTATAACCGAGGCCATGAAATCAAAGTATTTTAGTCTTTATGACAGTTTCTGTCACAATTGGTCCATCTTTACAAAGCCATGCATGGAATGTGGTTTACATTTGCT
Encoded here:
- the pdxkb gene encoding pyridoxal (pyridoxine, vitamin B6) kinase b; translation: MECRVLSIQSHVVRGYVGNKSASFPLQVLGFEVDSINSVQFSNHTGYSHWKGQVLTADELLVLYEGIKLNNVHHYDYVLTGYTRDTSFLEMVVDIVQELKRANPNLVYVCDPVLGDHGSMYVPQNLYPVYKNKVVPVADIITPNQFEAELLTGKNISTEKDAVEVMDLLHAMGPDTVVITSSDLPSRLGDRFLVSLGSQRHVRPDGTRTTQRVRIEVPKVDAVFVGTGDLFAAMLLAWTHHYPNDLKTACEKTFSVMHHVIKRTISYAHELAGPGRRPSPPQLELRMVQSKADIEDPAIVTEATVIS